The Cycloclasticus sp. genomic sequence TCCGCAAGTGAATTAGCCTTACCAACCACATCTAAGCTGGTTAAATATGCTTGAAGTTTAGCGATATATTCCAATAATTCAGGCTGTTTAAAAAGCTCAGCACGTTGTCGTTCACTATCAACAAAAAGCTGCGCCTGATCCCAAGCATCAAATTCTTCGTCAGACGTATTATCGAGCTGCTCATCTAGATAAGCATCAAGTAACTTACTCTGCTCATCAGCCGAAGCAGGAGTACTCTGTTTAATTTGCTGTATCTTTTTTGTCAGCTGACTAAATACCGTATCAACATTAACGACCCCCTCCTTAGTTAATCTTGATAATTCACTCTCCATACGAGACAGTTGCGCCGCATTTTCATTTTGACTCGCTCTATATTCACTTGGTTGCTCCAATTCAAGGTAAGCCATGTAAGTTCCTGCAAAATGCTCGTTCATCACTCTGTCAGCAATGCGGATTGAGTGCTCTGGGCCAAACCATTTAATAGGGTTGTCATTAATGTTAATTTTGCTAATACCATAGGCAGCAGTTCCTGCAGCAAGCAGGGTCAAAATTAAAATAAAACGATAGCGTTTATAAATGCCTTTCCCCGCTAGCTTTAAAAAGCGCCCCATGGCTGTATGTTCTTGATCTTCACTAGAATTTCCATGGTTTGCGAAAGCAGCTAGCTTTTCTTCGGGGATAAACATAATAAATGCTGGAACAAACGTAATCGTCCAGAACCAAGCAAAGAAAACACCAATGGACACAAAAACACCAAAAACCTGCACGGGCGGAATCGGTGTCAACGCAAGCGATGCAAAACCAGCAATGGTAGTTAACGTGGTATAGAGCATCGGTGAAAACAGTGTATTCATAACCTCAATTAAGGTTTTCCGTCGATCCTTTATTGTTGGGTAGCGGTCAAAAAAATCCGACAAGATATGAATAGCATCAAGAACGGCTATTGGCATGATGAAGATTGGAATCATCGAGCTCATAATATGGATGGTATTACCGGTAATAATTAACAACCCCATCGTCGATAAAGCACAGACCATCGCTATGATCATTGGCGAAATAACAAAAATAATCTTCTTAAAAAACCACCATAACAATAGAAAAATAACTAACATTGCGAACGGGGCAGAGATAGCCATTTGGTAAAACATTTCAACACCGAAGGTATCTTCTGCAACGGGCAACCCAGTGATGTAATAAGACTCCTCAGTTTCACCCCACTCATCAATTTTATTTAACAAGGCCTCACGCACCTGATAACTAAGATGCTTGTCAGTTAACGGCAAATAAAGTGCGATTGCTTTGCCATCTTCACTAACAAGTGTTCCTTTCAAAAAAGGAATATTCATTGCGCGGTCTCGAACGGCTAATGCCTCTTCATTATTTGTTGGTGGGGTTGGCATAAGCCAGCTAAAATTTACCGAACCTAAACCACCTTGTTCAATATTTTCAACCGTAGATGGTGCAATGATGTCTACTTCGATAACACCCGCTTGCTGTGCTGGGTTCTCCTTATCAGGCCAACTCAATGTTTTAGCAAACTGCGTCAATTCAAAAATGTGCTGGAGTGCCTCTGGTGTAAAAACACCGCTTTCCGTTTTATCGTTTACAACGCCAACAACCACAATGTCATTAAGTGAAAATTCTTTTTTCATTTGATTATGAAAAAGCCGAACGGGCTCATCGGCAGAAAGCATGTTTTCAGGGTCAGTATCAACGACCAAAGGCTCTAGAAGACTGAACGTTTTTGGCCACACAGATGGCAAAACGGCCAGCATCACAATGATTAATGTTGATGCCCACATTAAACGACTAATAAACGTTGGCCTCTCTATAGAAAAATTTACTAGTGATCTATTCGCCGTTTGATAGATTGCTGTGCTCACCTCTTTAGCCCCTTTTCTAATAATGTGAATTTTAAGTAATAAATGCCATTATATAGCCAAAAGGAATATTCATATAATGACTTGCGTCAATTCGGTTGCGTTAAATATGTCATAAAATATTAACAACTCTTTTAGGAAAATCACTCAGCACTAACTCAATGGTATTTTGTTTACGCAGAAACTAACCACGCTCCGAATCGTAAAACCTTTTACGTATCTTCCACTTAATATTGCTCCCGTAGTGAAAAGCCACATAGTCAGCAAATGGCAAGAGAAGAATTTGTGTTAAACCTCATCGGCGCAATTATCGTTACGCTTATTTGTTGGTTTTTATTAACTCCGTAGAAAAAACGGTTTCTTCTGCTATATTTAATCTGCTAACGATTGTTTTAAGGATAAAACGGTGTCTAAAGATCATAAAATTTTTACCCTTACTAGAGGCTTTATAGCGCTCATATTGCTGGCCTCAAGTTCTTTATGCGTCAGTGCAAATAACGTGAAACAAAGCATTCATGCGTTGTACATTCCATTAGCGGATCATTACGCTGCCTTAGTCGCCTATGAGCGCTACCGCGATAAAATGATTCATGCCGATTTTAGCATTGAGAAAATGGGCAATTGGGATCTACTCCGTGCCTATTTCCAAACCGGCGAGCCTGATATGGCCTTCGTCATGAGCCCCTTAGCTATGGACATGTATCGGGAACAACCGAACTTCCGCTGGATCGGCTTGATGCATCGTGATGGCAATGCCTTGGCCATTAACGACCTATTTAATCAGCAAGTCAACGTTCCGCGCTTACGCAAAGACCGCCTACCAACAGCCGCCATCGCCGCGGTGTTGCATCAGCACTACGAAACCACCGGCCAAGCAGTGCAAATTGGCATGCCCCACGTGTTATCCACCCACAGTGTGGTGCTTTACCGCTACTTAAAGGAATACGGCGTCAGCATGTCGACCAGCACCAATCGGCCCGCCGAAGTACTCGCCATTACCGTCGCACCGCCGAAGGCACCGGCTTTTATAAAATCAAGGAGTAACCGTGCGGAATTATCGGCCTTCGAACAATCTTTACCCTGGGCCGATGTCGTTGAAACCCAGCACTTCGGCCACATTGCTTGGTATTCGAAAGACGTGATGCC encodes the following:
- a CDS encoding ABC transporter substrate-binding protein, which gives rise to MSKDHKIFTLTRGFIALILLASSSLCVSANNVKQSIHALYIPLADHYAALVAYERYRDKMIHADFSIEKMGNWDLLRAYFQTGEPDMAFVMSPLAMDMYREQPNFRWIGLMHRDGNALAINDLFNQQVNVPRLRKDRLPTAAIAAVLHQHYETTGQAVQIGMPHVLSTHSVVLYRYLKEYGVSMSTSTNRPAEVLAITVAPPKAPAFIKSRSNRAELSAFEQSLPWADVVETQHFGHIAWYSKDVMPWPNGHVECIALASDQAIANKFAASKEVMHYIRQAGEDIEQARLKGGQALDDIVLIVRKHIPEHNREAIIASLNPELKVINYQHLNIDKAGLKQIMDLAVEGKIIAEAIDIDAFADTRFNGE
- a CDS encoding MMPL family transporter, coding for MSTAIYQTANRSLVNFSIERPTFISRLMWASTLIIVMLAVLPSVWPKTFSLLEPLVVDTDPENMLSADEPVRLFHNQMKKEFSLNDIVVVGVVNDKTESGVFTPEALQHIFELTQFAKTLSWPDKENPAQQAGVIEVDIIAPSTVENIEQGGLGSVNFSWLMPTPPTNNEEALAVRDRAMNIPFLKGTLVSEDGKAIALYLPLTDKHLSYQVREALLNKIDEWGETEESYYITGLPVAEDTFGVEMFYQMAISAPFAMLVIFLLLWWFFKKIIFVISPMIIAMVCALSTMGLLIITGNTIHIMSSMIPIFIMPIAVLDAIHILSDFFDRYPTIKDRRKTLIEVMNTLFSPMLYTTLTTIAGFASLALTPIPPVQVFGVFVSIGVFFAWFWTITFVPAFIMFIPEEKLAAFANHGNSSEDQEHTAMGRFLKLAGKGIYKRYRFILILTLLAAGTAAYGISKININDNPIKWFGPEHSIRIADRVMNEHFAGTYMAYLELEQPSEYRASQNENAAQLSRMESELSRLTKEGVVNVDTVFSQLTKKIQQIKQSTPASADEQSKLLDAYLDEQLDNTSDEEFDAWDQAQLFVDSERQRAELFKQPELLEYIAKLQAYLTSLDVVGKANSLADIVKTVHRELLLGNGKEFRIPDTSNAVAQTLITYQNSHRPQDLWHFVTPDYRKTNLWLQLKSGDNQDMSAVEGALAEWMEDNPPPMGLQANWFGLTHINVVWQDKMVNGMVSSFSGSFIVVFIMMAILFRSVLWGALAMVPLTVTVGLIYGVIGLVGKDYDMPVAILSALSLGLAVDYAIHFLARARETVKEVGSWQAAVGPVFGEPARAISRNVIVVGFGFLPLLAAPLVPYQTVGIFIAAILFLAGVASLMILPAMITPFERSLFPSLKTKEITEDK